The Desulfovibrio piger DNA segment AGGCCGTTTCCTCGTCCATGCGCACTTCCAGCGTGGGGTCTTCGGCGGCGTAGCGTTCCAGGGCCTCGTCCAGCACCTTGCCTTCGTCGGCATTGCGCGGCTCCAGGGCCAGGGTGATGACCGGAGCGTAGGAGTCGATGGCTTCCAGGGCCAGCAGGCGGCTCTTGTGGCAATAGGTCTCGCCGGTGTGCGCGCCGCGCAGGCCCACGAGGGTCACGATCTCGCCGGTGGAGGCGCTTTCCAGCTGCTCGCGGCGGTCGGCATGCATGCGGTAGATGCGGCTGATGCGGTCCTCGGTCTTGCCGGCGGTATTGGTCAGGGCGTCGCCCTCGTGCAGGCTGCCTGCGTAGATGCGGGCAAAAGCCAGCTTGCGGCCGTTCTCCATGAGCACCTTGAAGATCAGCACCACGGCGGGCGCGGCGGCATCGGGAGGCACGGGCACCTCGTTGCCCTCGCTGTCGCGGCCTACGGGCGCGGGCACGTCCAGCGGCGAAGGCAGCAGGTCGCAGACGGCATCCAGCACGGGCTGTACGCCGCTGTTGCGCAGGGCGGAGCCGCAGAACACCGGGGTCACGGCCCGGCTCAGGGTGGCCCGGCGCAGGGCGGCGCGCACATCGTCCAGGCTGTATTCCCCGCCCAGATACAGGTCGAGGAAGGGCGCGTCGGCCTCGGCCAGATGCTCCAGCAGGCTTTCCCGCCAGGGCTCGGCCACGGCGGTTTCCGCATCGCTCCAGGGGCGGCGGGTCACGGTGCGGCCCTGGTCGGCCTGGTCGAAGTCCAGATGCTCGCGGGCCAGCAGGTCCAGCACGCCGTCGAAGGCCTCGCCCTCTCCGTTGGGGATGGTCAGGGGCAGGGGATTGGCGCCCAGACGTTTTTTCATGCCTTCCAGCACATTGGCGAAATCAGCGCCCATCCGGTCCATCTTGTTGATGAAGGCGATCTTGGGCACGCCAAAGCTCTCCGACTGCCGCCAGACCGTCTCGGACTGCGGCTCCACACCGGCCACGCCGCAGAACACGCCCACCGCACCGTCCAGCACGCGCAGGGAGCGCTCCACCTCGATGGTGAAGTCCACATGGCCGGGCGTGTCGATGAGGTTGATGGTGTGCTCGTTCCACTGGCAGGTGGTGCAGGCCGACATGATGGTGATGCCGCGCTCCTGCTCCTCGGGCATGTAGTCCATGGTGGCGGTGCCGTCATGGACTTCCCCCAGGCGGTGGATCTTGCGGCTGTAGTAGAGCATGCGCTCCGAGAGCGTGGTCTTGCCCGCGTCGATGTGGGCGATGATGCCGATATTGCGGATGTTTTTCATGGCAGTCTCGTCAACGTATGGGCCGGGAAGTCCCGGCAGGATGGCGAAAGTATGCGCTTTCCCGCCGTTGCGCGCAAGCGGCGGGGCTGGTGGCGGCGATGGCGCCGCGGTCATCGTCTGTCCTGCCCGGGTGGTTTACAGCAGGCTGAAGGCCCGGCGACGGCAGCGGAAAAAGTCCGGCGTCAGGCCCGGGTGCAGCCAGAAGGCTTCGCAGCCGGGCGTGAGCAGCAGCTCCACCGGCCCCCCTTCGTCCTCCATGGCCAGGCGGGCGGCCTCGTCTTCCTCCAGCACGGCGGCGGGCAGGCAGGGACCGGGCAAAGGTCCGCCGTCCAGTACGGTTTGGGCGGCCTCGCCATGCAGGGCCTGTGCCGTACAGTCCGGGCCGTGGGCAAAGGCCAGCAGCTCTGCGTCCACGGCAGTGCCCTGCGGCAGCAGGAACAGGGGCAGGGCGTCTTCGCGCCAGATGCGTCCCGGCAGGTCGCCGCGTTCCGGCAGGGCGTCCCCGTCCAGACCGTGCAGCAGGACCACGCGGCACTGGGGCAGTTCGCGCGTCAGGCGCGTGAAATCAGCAGCCGGAAGGGCAAAGGCATCTTCCACACCGGCCAGCTCCAGGGTCACCAGCACTTCGGGCGTGGGCTCACCGCCAAGACAGAAAGCCCCTGTCAGCGGGACACCGGCCAGGATGGCGGGCATGAGGGCCGCCGCCAGACGGGCGGGCGAACGCAGCGAGGCCGGGAAGGCCACCAGGGCAAAGGGCGCCGGGCCGTCCGTAGCCGTCCGGCGGAATCCCCGGCGGGGGAAACGCTCGTCCCGGCAGGTCCGGCTGTCCATCTCTCCGGCGTGGGCCTGATGCAGGGCCAGCGCGGTCTTGATGGCGGCACGCAGATGTGCGGGCGTGTCCTCGTAAGCTGCGGCGCGCGGTTCGTCAGGTACCCGGAAGGCTTCCAGCCACTGGGGCCAGGCCGGGCCGCTGTCCTCTTCCGCGAAGATGTCCTCACAACCGGTGGGCATGCAGATGCTGTCCATGAGGGCTCCTACAGGCTGTCACAGGCCAGGGCGTACAGGCGGGCCTCCATGAGGCGGCGGGCCGCCAGCCGTTCCGGCCAGAAGGCCGCGGCACGGCGCAGGGCGGTATCCGAAGCCCGGTCGGCAGGCGCAAGGCCATGCCAGGAGAGCACGGCGGCGTCCTCGGCGGCCAGGGCCAGCAGCTCGTCCGTCAGGGGCCAGCCGCTGGTCAGGGGCGCGGCGGCGCACTGTTCCGGACCGTGGCCCATGTATACGGCATGGGCGCTCTCCAGCACCAGTTCGGGGTCGCGGCTCAAAAAGATCTTGGCGCCCGCGCGTAGGGCCATGTCCAGCAGGGAGTGATCGGGCTCGCCCCATTCGGGCAGGGCCATGAACAGTTCGAAGGGCGCGTAGATGGCGGCCGTGATCAGATCGCAGGCCAGGCCGCACTGGGCACCGCCCAGCCAGGAGATGCGCAGGCTCTCCCAGTCCCCGTGCCGGGCGGCCAGCAGGGCAAGGTCGGCCAGGGCCTGGCCCGGCGCGCCCTTGTCGTTGCCCGCATTGACCACCGCTCCCGGCAGACCGGCGGCCAGACAGTCCAGAGCGCCGCCCTTGAGGCCGGCGGTCAGGCAGAGCCCGGCATGGGCGTAAAGCGGGGCCTGAAGGTCACAGGAAGCCATGTCCTGGGCCCAGAGCGCGGGCGGCAGCATGTCCACGTCCATGCCCAGCTGACGGGCCGCGGCCGTGGCGGCCAGCACGTCCTGCGTGTCGGCGCCGTCAGCGGCCAGCAGCAGGGCCGTCTTGCCGGTCAGGGGGGCGGGCTGGCCCTCCATCTGCATCAGTTGCCAGAAGGTGGACTGTCCCAGGTCACGGATACGCAAGATCTGCCGGGCCATGATAACTCCTTGTGCTGTACTTGAAGGCGGCGAAAGGGTGGGACGAGGGGGAAGAGGGAAACCTTTTCCAAAAGGTTTCCCTCTTCCCCCTCGAGCTCCCCCATCACCCTTGCCAAAACTTTTTATTCAGGTCCATGCGACTGTGTCGCAGCGCCCCGGGCAGTCATCCCGCTCCGGTCCCCCGGTGCTGTGGTAGGTGCACGGTGGAAGGGCGTGCGGCCCTGCCGTGTCGTCATGTCCGTGTCGGCTATGCATCGTGTTCCGGCCAAACAGCGCAAAGCTCTTTCCGGAAGGCTGCGGGCAACAGACTCGGAGCGGGCACGGGGCGGCGGAAGCGGGACAAGGGCTCGGGCCAGCCTTTCCGGCTTCCGGGGCATGACGGGCAGCCGCCCGGCACAGCGAACAGTCTGGACAAATCCTGCGCTATGGTCTGCCACAAATCAAGGAAATTTCTTTTTTTCTGGGCAGGGGCCTGTGGGCGGCGCCGGCATCCTTCATGGGCGAAGGGCGGTACGGGCATATTTCCGCACAGCGGCAAGAACTCGATGGGCTGGTTCGGAGAGCGGGAGAAAAAAGGTCGTGGAGAGGGAAGAGGCCGGGCTGTAACGGTCGGGCGGTATGGATCCGTAGACAGGCAGGGATGCCGCACCGGGCCGTGGCGCAAAAGGCTTCTGTCTTGCCTGACCTGCCCGGAAGGACCATACCGGAAGAGGGAGCCCCGGCCGTGTACAGCACCAACGCTTCACAGCGTCTCGGCATGTCCCGGGCCGACGGATCACTGCATGCTGTAACGATGGGGGACCGTGCCGTCGTTTGCAGAAAAATTTGTCCTGGTAAAGCGCGCTGGGAGGGGGAGGGAGTTTGAGGGAGGGGGGACCTTCTCGCGCTGGCAGAAGGTCCCCCCTCCCTCA contains these protein-coding regions:
- the fusA gene encoding elongation factor G; this encodes MKNIRNIGIIAHIDAGKTTLSERMLYYSRKIHRLGEVHDGTATMDYMPEEQERGITIMSACTTCQWNEHTINLIDTPGHVDFTIEVERSLRVLDGAVGVFCGVAGVEPQSETVWRQSESFGVPKIAFINKMDRMGADFANVLEGMKKRLGANPLPLTIPNGEGEAFDGVLDLLAREHLDFDQADQGRTVTRRPWSDAETAVAEPWRESLLEHLAEADAPFLDLYLGGEYSLDDVRAALRRATLSRAVTPVFCGSALRNSGVQPVLDAVCDLLPSPLDVPAPVGRDSEGNEVPVPPDAAAPAVVLIFKVLMENGRKLAFARIYAGSLHEGDALTNTAGKTEDRISRIYRMHADRREQLESASTGEIVTLVGLRGAHTGETYCHKSRLLALEAIDSYAPVITLALEPRNADEGKVLDEALERYAAEDPTLEVRMDEETACRMVSGMGELHLDVLLERMSREYGISPRAGHPQVILRETVRKEADGQGEFDRELGKEHHFGHVELHVRPLPRGTGNRVLVGDFLPADEAEARKLLPKPLLDAALEGVRDALQSGALTGYPVEDMEVTLTAVERREGQTTVPGCHMAAGMALREALAAASPVALEPLMKVEISVPDEFLGAAISLFGTAGGRVEDLEDRSGLKHVRGLAPLRKLFGFSTSLRSATQGRAGLVLTFDRFDLP